Proteins from a single region of Hymenobacter aquaticus:
- a CDS encoding alpha/beta fold hydrolase, protein MKEHLLLLHGALGSDKQLRGLARDSSQYFQVHTFSFSGHGGREIEPAQFSVPAFAREVIGYIQEHNLGAVHVFGFSMGGYVALLAAAEAPGLIKTVTTLGTKFDWSPETLGAETRMLDVAVMQEKVPQFAEQLAQTHAPTDWQAVVQATRQLLTSLSEQPPLTPARLTKISIPVQILVGELDKTAGVDASSLFASYLPQATFEILMNTPHPLERVNPDELALRIRRLIQGAA, encoded by the coding sequence ATGAAAGAACACCTCCTGCTCCTGCACGGCGCGCTGGGCTCGGACAAGCAGCTACGCGGCCTGGCCCGCGACTCGTCGCAGTACTTCCAGGTGCACACGTTTTCGTTTAGCGGGCACGGGGGCCGGGAAATTGAGCCGGCGCAGTTCAGCGTGCCGGCCTTTGCCCGGGAGGTAATCGGCTACATCCAAGAGCATAATTTGGGGGCCGTCCACGTTTTCGGCTTCAGCATGGGCGGCTACGTGGCCCTGCTGGCCGCCGCTGAAGCCCCCGGCCTGATTAAAACCGTAACGACGCTGGGCACCAAGTTCGACTGGTCGCCGGAAACCCTGGGAGCCGAAACCCGGATGCTGGACGTGGCCGTGATGCAGGAGAAAGTGCCTCAGTTTGCCGAGCAGCTCGCCCAGACCCACGCCCCTACCGACTGGCAGGCCGTGGTGCAGGCCACCCGCCAGCTGCTGACCAGCCTGAGCGAGCAGCCGCCCCTGACGCCGGCCCGGCTCACCAAAATCAGCATTCCGGTGCAGATTCTGGTGGGGGAGCTCGACAAAACGGCCGGCGTGGATGCGTCCTCGCTCTTCGCCTCCTACTTGCCCCAGGCTACTTTCGAAATCCTGATGAACACGCCCCACCCGCTGGAGCGCGTGAATCCCGACGAGCTGGCACTCCGCATCCGCCGGCTTATCCAAGGCGCGGCCTGA